One region of Epilithonimonas zeae genomic DNA includes:
- a CDS encoding PKD domain-containing protein, translated as MKFFNTYILFFVFLLVGSSMTSAQNCTVNAGGTTKICGTSYTLQGSANNSTSGNPTWTIVSKPAGAPDPVISNINSYTPNVTGMTFPGDYVFQIAQNCTTGSVTSQVTITAPGDVSTFTAGPDITNVNATVGTVNLNGVVPAGYTAQWSAYNIWRYERSSGIKTSQNSTFGSPNSASTTFSLIKKADHDIDPAYVVTLRITSIYNPNCFYEDTAIVRFIPNPQIVLPLITSNCVTPTGNTFIALSSTSPIFGTTTTGSAGNPTYGTNISMNVTSQPSGANMTYWRIFDGLFYFTGANTPGTYKFTITVTNAAGTYTTPEITYINSGTPPNVVSFLVPSDPEQMMVYFNANSGGEVHCGIAGSTTPITFRYTLDPSDPVTNTSNVSVSGVTPPGGAPTYVTGGAGTANRSVTVTPPAGGWRVGTYKFTIYTYNGTCNGPSQSYYIHISDGARSNVSVNNTVVCYPGSGVVTATVQLPAVYKGVVNSSYFQDFVGRYDFTTLSTPNGAATPTFEAANLRSFTSTSTVIGNLTTAGVYTFKIKLAPNTSGVGEFLDQEYACSGASLESTFTVTVAPQINSNAGSDQDVICNATISLAGNNPGAGTGTWSVVSSPAGTSPVFSNASSPNTSVSALSEAGTYTFRWTITTGDCVSTDDVTVTIQACLSISGTVFNDANSNTVIDSGEAGTSAGGSYIYLVDSSGIIANSTPVNSNGTYNINVGANNNYTLQLSPNIYPVGTNTATTPINHNIPGWVTTGENKNNNTGSGDGTPDGTLSATVTNSSFTNYNFGIKACAAGTTPPIFDAITG; from the coding sequence ATGAAATTTTTTAATACATATATTTTATTCTTCGTATTTCTGTTAGTAGGATCGTCTATGACATCAGCACAGAACTGTACTGTGAATGCCGGTGGGACTACTAAAATATGTGGAACCAGCTATACGCTGCAAGGCAGTGCGAATAATTCTACGTCTGGTAATCCAACCTGGACAATTGTATCTAAACCCGCAGGTGCTCCTGACCCGGTCATCAGTAATATCAATTCTTATACACCGAATGTAACGGGGATGACGTTCCCAGGAGATTATGTGTTCCAGATTGCACAAAACTGTACCACGGGCAGTGTAACATCGCAGGTAACAATTACAGCTCCTGGTGATGTCTCTACTTTTACGGCAGGCCCGGATATTACCAATGTTAATGCAACAGTGGGTACGGTAAATCTAAATGGTGTGGTACCCGCAGGTTATACAGCACAATGGAGCGCATACAATATATGGCGATACGAAAGATCAAGTGGAATAAAAACATCTCAAAACTCAACCTTTGGATCCCCTAATTCTGCTTCTACCACATTCAGTCTGATTAAAAAGGCTGATCACGATATTGATCCTGCCTATGTTGTTACTTTAAGAATTACATCCATTTATAACCCCAACTGTTTCTATGAGGATACAGCCATAGTCCGCTTTATCCCAAATCCACAAATCGTATTACCTCTAATTACAAGTAATTGTGTTACTCCAACAGGCAATACCTTTATTGCTTTAAGTAGTACTTCTCCAATTTTTGGTACGACAACTACAGGTTCCGCTGGTAACCCTACTTACGGAACCAATATATCAATGAACGTTACCAGCCAGCCTTCCGGAGCTAATATGACATATTGGAGAATTTTTGATGGATTATTTTATTTCACAGGAGCCAATACACCTGGAACTTATAAATTTACAATTACTGTTACAAATGCTGCAGGAACTTATACTACGCCAGAAATTACTTATATTAATTCAGGTACGCCACCTAATGTAGTCTCGTTCCTGGTACCTTCTGACCCGGAACAGATGATGGTCTACTTTAACGCCAACAGTGGTGGAGAAGTACATTGTGGTATTGCAGGCAGCACCACACCTATTACTTTCCGTTATACACTGGACCCATCTGATCCTGTTACCAATACTTCTAATGTATCTGTCTCTGGTGTAACTCCTCCGGGTGGCGCACCAACTTATGTAACAGGCGGGGCGGGTACGGCCAACCGAAGTGTGACTGTAACGCCGCCAGCAGGCGGGTGGCGTGTAGGAACTTATAAATTTACAATTTATACATATAATGGAACATGTAATGGACCTAGTCAATCTTATTACATTCATATTTCCGATGGAGCAAGATCTAATGTTAGTGTAAATAATACTGTGGTTTGTTATCCTGGTTCAGGCGTTGTAACAGCAACCGTTCAATTGCCTGCAGTATATAAAGGCGTGGTTAACAGCAGCTACTTTCAGGATTTTGTAGGAAGATATGATTTCACAACCCTTTCTACGCCAAACGGAGCTGCTACTCCAACATTTGAGGCTGCCAATCTAAGATCTTTCACTTCCACTTCTACAGTAATTGGTAACCTGACAACTGCTGGTGTCTATACCTTCAAAATTAAATTAGCTCCAAATACTAGCGGTGTAGGCGAATTTTTAGATCAAGAGTATGCCTGTTCCGGAGCTTCCTTGGAAAGTACTTTTACTGTTACAGTAGCACCGCAGATTAATTCTAATGCGGGAAGTGATCAGGATGTGATTTGTAATGCCACCATATCATTAGCAGGAAATAATCCTGGTGCGGGAACAGGAACATGGTCAGTTGTATCCTCACCTGCAGGAACATCACCGGTATTCTCCAATGCTTCATCACCTAATACATCGGTATCAGCTTTGAGCGAAGCAGGAACATACACCTTCCGATGGACTATTACTACTGGCGACTGTGTAAGTACAGATGATGTTACCGTTACCATCCAGGCTTGTCTTAGCATTTCCGGCACTGTTTTTAATGATGCGAATAGCAATACTGTAATCGACAGTGGTGAAGCGGGTACTTCTGCAGGAGGAAGCTATATTTATTTGGTGGACAGCAGCGGTATCATCGCTAACAGCACACCTGTTAATTCTAATGGAACTTACAACATCAATGTAGGTGCAAATAACAATTACACCTTGCAGTTGTCTCCTAATATTTATCCGGTAGGAACTAATACTGCGACAACCCCAATTAATCACAACATTCCGGGATGGGTAACGACTGGTGAAAACAAAAACAATAATACAGGAAGTGGAGACGGAACCCCTGACGGGACACTATCTGCTACAGTAACTAATTCAAGCTTTACCAATTATAATTTTGGTATCAAAGCGTGTGCGGCAGGTACTACTCCGCCTATTTTTGATGCAATAACTGGTTAA
- a CDS encoding helix-turn-helix domain-containing protein, whose amino-acid sequence MNKPTLRKNEIAEQYLTFLDRHIDDVIKGNEQEFFSIKHIASTLAVSHTHFTDTIKKVLGKHPCFFYDEKIIEKAKEMLGEKDMQPSVVAKKLTYDPSNFSKFFKKWTGETPGMYKLHFQQV is encoded by the coding sequence ATGAATAAGCCTACTCTACGTAAAAACGAAATCGCTGAACAATACCTTACCTTTCTGGATAGGCACATTGATGATGTCATAAAAGGTAATGAACAGGAATTCTTCAGTATCAAGCATATTGCCTCTACCCTAGCCGTATCGCATACCCATTTTACAGATACCATAAAGAAAGTTTTGGGTAAGCACCCTTGCTTTTTCTACGATGAAAAAATTATTGAGAAGGCTAAAGAAATGCTTGGGGAAAAAGATATGCAACCAAGTGTTGTTGCCAAAAAACTGACTTATGATCCGTCCAACTTTTCTAAGTTTTTTAAAAAATGGACAGGTGAAACACCAGGGATGTATAAACTGCATTTTCAGCAGGTATAA
- a CDS encoding SDR family oxidoreductase translates to MSKHDVKGKVILIAGGGKNLGGLLSRDFAAKGAKLAIHYNSESSRAESEKTLADVQALGAEAFLFQADLTKVENITKFFDETISKFGTIDIAINTVGMVLKKPFTETTEKEYDTMSDINSKVAYFFLQEAGKKVADHGKICTIVTSLLAAYTGLYSTYAGMKAPVEHFTRAASKEFGARGISVTAVAPGPMDTPFFYGQEADDAVAYHKSASALGGLTDIKDIAPLVEFLVTDGWWITGQTIFANGGYTTR, encoded by the coding sequence ATGTCAAAACACGATGTGAAAGGGAAAGTGATCCTTATTGCCGGAGGAGGCAAAAACCTTGGCGGATTATTAAGCAGAGATTTTGCTGCAAAAGGTGCAAAATTAGCGATTCATTACAACAGTGAGAGCTCGAGAGCAGAAAGTGAAAAAACTTTGGCTGATGTTCAGGCTCTTGGTGCAGAAGCATTTTTGTTTCAGGCTGACCTTACGAAAGTTGAAAACATTACTAAATTCTTCGATGAAACCATCAGCAAGTTCGGAACTATTGATATCGCTATCAATACGGTTGGGATGGTATTGAAAAAGCCTTTTACCGAAACTACAGAAAAAGAATACGATACAATGTCTGATATCAACTCGAAGGTTGCCTATTTCTTCCTGCAGGAAGCTGGGAAAAAAGTAGCCGATCACGGGAAAATTTGCACGATTGTAACGTCTCTTCTTGCGGCTTACACAGGGCTTTATTCGACTTATGCAGGAATGAAAGCACCTGTTGAGCATTTCACAAGAGCGGCTTCTAAAGAATTCGGGGCGAGAGGGATTTCTGTAACAGCAGTTGCGCCCGGACCAATGGATACGCCATTTTTCTATGGCCAAGAAGCTGATGATGCCGTTGCTTATCACAAGTCTGCTTCTGCGCTAGGTGGTCTTACCGACATCAAAGATATTGCCCCATTGGTAGAGTTTTTAGTAACTGACGGATGGTGGATCACTGGTCAGACTATTTTCGCTAACGGCGGATACACGACGAGGTAA
- a CDS encoding class I SAM-dependent methyltransferase, whose protein sequence is MEISEAKLLLPELTSTQYEIWADLGCGSGTFTYALAEKLSRESKIFAVDRIRQTFSERYDQAKIDFIQADFENDDLNISSLDGVLLANALHFVKDKARLIQKLEEYFEQGNGRWIIVEYDHSVSNQWEPYPIPFVQLKLLFSQFGYSKIEKIGERKSVFGGTMYSAFITKT, encoded by the coding sequence ATGGAGATCAGCGAAGCTAAATTATTGCTACCAGAATTAACCTCAACCCAGTATGAAATATGGGCAGACTTAGGTTGTGGAAGCGGAACTTTTACTTATGCTTTAGCCGAAAAATTATCAAGGGAGAGTAAAATATTTGCTGTTGACAGAATCCGACAAACATTTTCAGAACGGTATGACCAGGCAAAGATTGATTTCATACAAGCTGATTTTGAAAACGATGATTTGAATATTTCTTCTCTGGATGGGGTTCTTTTAGCCAATGCCCTGCATTTTGTAAAAGATAAAGCAAGATTAATTCAAAAGCTGGAAGAATATTTTGAGCAAGGAAACGGAAGGTGGATTATTGTAGAATATGATCATTCGGTTTCGAACCAGTGGGAGCCCTATCCAATTCCTTTTGTTCAGTTGAAGTTGTTATTCAGTCAATTTGGTTATTCAAAAATTGAAAAAATAGGCGAAAGAAAGTCTGTTTTTGGCGGAACAATGTATTCGGCTTTCATTACTAAAACTTAA
- a CDS encoding DoxX family protein, translated as MILKIINGILILVAVFMGFKQGYAMFSGKPEMMEMFGKWGFGKTGLMINGAVTILAAVLILFPKTFVWGNFLMAAGILLIICFHLLDKDFKGVMVELPFLLLNLLIIYLQHPLKSA; from the coding sequence ATGATACTTAAAATTATAAATGGAATTCTAATTTTGGTTGCCGTTTTTATGGGCTTCAAACAAGGATATGCTATGTTTTCCGGAAAGCCTGAAATGATGGAGATGTTCGGAAAATGGGGTTTTGGAAAAACCGGACTGATGATTAACGGAGCTGTTACTATTCTTGCAGCAGTATTAATTCTTTTTCCAAAAACTTTTGTCTGGGGAAATTTTCTGATGGCAGCGGGAATTTTGCTGATTATCTGTTTTCATTTATTAGATAAAGACTTCAAAGGTGTAATGGTTGAGCTTCCATTTCTGCTGCTTAATCTGTTGATTATCTATCTTCAGCATCCTTTAAAGAGTGCTTAA
- a CDS encoding DUF11 domain-containing protein codes for MIKFYSKHLFALLKLIVSGRDITQNVTKNTILKRNQIKNHILRNNLIRFCLILIGCYIGAQNISNPDFENFSQCPNAQSQLTRATGWTQPTTAGTPDYMNVCTPTSGSSLTLSPQTLTAQSGTGFVGGYAEVNNSPLNNYKEYLTNRLSSPLIAGITYSFSFYVAHMFGGSPSAFLPVLTYVDLPASEQGFIGAVFSTTSPSNSNTVGGGSFAPLLNSFGSGRVLIPASNTDVYGATSRNNWVKVTLQYTAVGGEEYMTVGQLRQGGATTLANAQGVYYLYDNFSPSLAPVTVLTKSVSPSTIVSNGTATYTFTLNNTAAGSVAQTNLSFTDNLPSGLRLAANPNVTVTGLTAGTVTANPGGTSIAVAGYNQAANTTATITVNVTNMPGQGNPSCGSNPTAFTNTSANISNLSGNITNSIGNVCLIVSPTPFACDSKMYLVQNANSAIYNITSSTNPFTYPIIGSPAGYQYNATGLNPIDGYIYAMRTFSNNLLRIDSSGAITDLGAISGLPAATGTTNYNSGEIDHLGNYYIKHSGSNSTIYRVNIASLTAVPITLSQATDPSDLAYNVVTNLLYGVALDGRLFSINPSTGTVSFIGTSPGAATFGALFGSSTGEIYGVNNAGGFFQFNLTNGNRVQVSSAPASGNNDGAHCVTAPITFDADLSVTKTDGTSTYSAGTNTVYTIVARNNGPFGVQNATVSDLLPAGIPAANMSYTAVASAGSTTSVTGTQTGAINDLISLPVNGTVTYTVTVNIPSTFTGNLVNTVTITAPANINDTNTANNPATDTNVSVCSLGLDSDGDGISDACDLDDDNDGILDAVESPNCFYADYEVRKTISSITSQFTTTDSFGLLYNYIVENTVAAGFNFTTAVALASNPAGSNLFTIEFNKPIALGSLILTDNISNTAAARARLFGSNDNITYLQLTSAESNINTATGTTFTIDQNQAKYKYYKIQTTVAGAIATTDYIGEIIPIVASNYIPSEYPKATCTDDLDGDGIPNHLDLDSDGDGCFDAFEGDENVTLGQLNANGSINSAVDVQGVPVLVSSGGTADIGGDQGQGNGQSKSALKNDCLDSDNDGLVDWIDLDDDNDGILDLTECPNTYIVRPVVTSSITTVNTITVGDIQTIANAEGAGGTGSGTVPHWYTNAVNNLPVEISMNMQAASIIDNIKLYDPWGFNEWIKDFKIEFYNNSNVLLGTENLTAPNQYAPGTILSFSKEYSNVTSLKFTIISDQGYNTLNPRRVSLSELVFLDLQICDTDGDGVPNRLDLDSDGDGCSDAIEGAANISTGQLVTAGGTVTGGSTTVNQNLCNAPGCVSPSGTNMGLPQFLTLPSGYSNTTGQGTGDSQNALINSCPTFCYKPGLTTGGTILDTKVGITSLARAGETDADNWPMVRKGGWIALESKTKGLVVNRVAFSDADTNPSTPDVPVGIPSGDFVEGMVVYDTTNHCLKMYTSTDNGVTYHWYCISTQTCPD; via the coding sequence ATGATTAAATTCTATTCTAAACACTTATTTGCGTTGCTAAAATTAATAGTATCTGGTCGTGACATAACGCAAAATGTGACGAAAAATACAATTTTAAAAAGAAATCAAATCAAGAACCATATCTTGAGAAACAATCTTATAAGGTTTTGTTTAATATTAATAGGTTGTTATATTGGTGCGCAAAACATCAGTAATCCGGATTTTGAGAATTTCTCACAATGCCCAAATGCCCAAAGCCAGCTAACCAGAGCTACAGGATGGACACAGCCTACAACTGCAGGTACTCCGGATTATATGAATGTCTGTACTCCAACTAGCGGGTCTAGCCTTACACTTAGCCCACAGACACTTACAGCCCAAAGCGGAACTGGTTTTGTAGGAGGTTATGCGGAAGTAAATAACTCTCCACTTAACAATTACAAAGAATATCTTACCAATAGGTTATCATCTCCCCTGATAGCAGGTATTACTTATAGTTTTTCTTTTTATGTAGCTCACATGTTCGGCGGGTCGCCTTCCGCATTTTTACCTGTTTTAACATATGTCGATCTTCCAGCATCAGAACAAGGCTTTATCGGCGCAGTATTTTCGACAACATCTCCTTCTAATAGCAATACAGTGGGTGGAGGAAGCTTTGCACCACTACTTAATTCCTTTGGTAGTGGCAGAGTTTTAATCCCCGCAAGCAATACCGATGTTTATGGAGCAACATCCCGTAATAATTGGGTAAAGGTAACATTGCAATATACTGCGGTAGGAGGTGAAGAGTATATGACAGTAGGTCAGCTTAGACAAGGTGGAGCTACTACTTTGGCCAATGCACAGGGAGTATATTATCTGTATGATAATTTTTCGCCATCTCTCGCTCCAGTTACAGTGCTTACTAAAAGTGTATCTCCTTCTACTATTGTTTCCAATGGTACAGCAACATATACTTTTACTCTTAACAATACGGCTGCCGGTAGTGTTGCACAGACTAATCTTTCATTTACAGACAACCTTCCAAGTGGACTTAGGCTTGCCGCAAATCCTAATGTTACAGTTACAGGATTGACAGCTGGAACCGTAACTGCAAATCCAGGCGGAACATCCATAGCAGTTGCCGGTTATAATCAAGCAGCTAATACAACTGCCACCATTACTGTTAATGTTACCAATATGCCCGGTCAAGGCAATCCGAGTTGCGGAAGTAATCCAACTGCCTTTACTAATACATCAGCAAACATATCAAACCTTAGTGGCAATATCACAAACAGTATAGGTAATGTATGTCTAATTGTATCGCCCACACCTTTTGCATGCGACTCTAAAATGTATCTGGTTCAAAATGCCAACAGTGCAATATACAATATCACCTCTTCTACCAATCCATTTACTTATCCTATTATTGGTTCACCGGCAGGCTATCAATATAATGCAACCGGGCTTAATCCAATAGATGGATATATCTATGCAATGCGAACCTTTAGTAATAATCTTCTTAGGATTGATTCCAGTGGAGCCATTACAGATTTAGGAGCTATCTCCGGCTTACCCGCTGCAACCGGAACCACAAATTACAACAGTGGGGAGATAGATCATCTCGGGAATTACTACATTAAGCACTCCGGCTCCAATAGTACAATATACAGAGTTAATATAGCATCTTTGACGGCTGTACCAATTACTTTATCACAAGCTACTGATCCTTCTGACTTAGCATACAACGTGGTTACAAATCTCTTATATGGCGTTGCTTTAGATGGCAGGCTATTTTCTATTAACCCATCGACCGGAACAGTAAGTTTTATAGGTACCTCTCCCGGAGCGGCAACCTTTGGAGCCCTTTTTGGTTCAAGTACCGGCGAAATCTACGGGGTTAATAATGCCGGTGGTTTTTTTCAATTTAATTTGACAAACGGAAACAGAGTGCAGGTTTCCTCTGCACCAGCAAGTGGAAATAACGACGGAGCCCATTGCGTTACTGCTCCAATTACATTTGATGCAGATCTATCTGTTACCAAAACAGATGGAACAAGCACTTATTCAGCTGGAACAAATACCGTTTATACTATTGTAGCAAGAAATAATGGTCCTTTTGGGGTACAAAATGCTACCGTATCCGATCTGTTACCGGCCGGAATTCCAGCTGCAAACATGTCATACACAGCTGTGGCTTCTGCCGGAAGTACAACTTCTGTAACAGGTACACAAACGGGTGCTATTAATGATTTGATATCGCTCCCTGTAAATGGTACAGTCACCTACACTGTGACAGTAAATATCCCTTCAACATTTACAGGAAATCTTGTAAATACAGTAACAATAACAGCCCCAGCCAATATTAATGATACCAATACAGCAAATAATCCAGCAACAGACACCAACGTCTCAGTATGCAGCTTGGGATTAGACTCTGATGGAGATGGCATCTCTGATGCATGCGATCTTGATGATGATAATGATGGAATTTTGGATGCAGTAGAATCACCAAATTGTTTTTATGCAGATTATGAAGTAAGAAAAACCATATCTTCTATTACTTCTCAGTTTACAACGACCGATAGTTTTGGCTTATTATACAATTATATTGTCGAGAATACTGTAGCCGCAGGTTTCAATTTTACAACTGCTGTAGCTTTAGCGTCCAATCCTGCGGGAAGTAATTTATTTACCATTGAATTTAATAAACCTATTGCTCTTGGGTCGCTTATACTAACGGATAATATTTCCAATACTGCCGCCGCAAGAGCAAGGTTATTCGGATCCAATGACAATATTACCTATTTGCAATTGACTTCTGCTGAAAGCAATATCAACACCGCTACAGGAACTACATTCACAATCGACCAAAACCAGGCAAAATATAAGTATTATAAAATTCAGACCACCGTTGCCGGAGCCATTGCCACAACAGACTATATTGGGGAAATCATACCTATTGTAGCATCTAATTATATTCCAAGCGAATATCCGAAAGCTACTTGTACAGATGATCTTGACGGCGATGGTATTCCAAACCATTTGGATTTGGATTCTGATGGCGATGGTTGTTTTGACGCTTTTGAGGGTGATGAGAATGTTACTCTAGGACAATTAAATGCTAATGGAAGTATTAATAGTGCTGTAGATGTTCAGGGGGTTCCTGTCTTAGTCAGCTCAGGAGGAACCGCAGATATTGGTGGAGATCAGGGACAAGGAAATGGGCAGTCAAAAAGTGCATTAAAAAATGATTGCTTAGATTCTGATAACGATGGTCTTGTTGATTGGATCGATCTTGATGATGATAATGACGGAATACTGGATTTAACAGAATGTCCGAATACATATATAGTAAGACCTGTAGTAACTTCTTCCATAACAACGGTGAATACTATTACTGTGGGAGATATCCAAACAATTGCTAATGCTGAAGGAGCTGGAGGTACAGGCAGCGGTACGGTTCCACACTGGTATACCAATGCGGTAAATAATCTTCCGGTTGAGATCAGTATGAATATGCAGGCAGCTTCTATCATCGATAATATTAAATTATATGATCCTTGGGGGTTTAATGAATGGATCAAAGATTTTAAAATAGAATTTTATAATAACAGTAATGTACTCTTGGGAACTGAGAACTTAACAGCGCCGAATCAATATGCCCCGGGGACAATTTTAAGTTTTTCAAAAGAATATTCAAATGTTACAAGTCTCAAGTTTACTATTATTTCTGACCAAGGTTATAATACTTTAAATCCTCGCCGGGTTTCTCTATCTGAATTGGTTTTTCTCGATTTACAAATTTGTGATACAGATGGAGATGGAGTCCCTAATCGTTTGGATCTAGATTCTGATGGTGATGGATGCTCTGATGCGATAGAAGGTGCAGCAAATATCTCAACAGGTCAGCTTGTAACAGCTGGAGGAACTGTAACAGGAGGAAGCACTACTGTTAATCAAAATCTTTGTAATGCTCCAGGATGTGTAAGTCCAAGTGGAACGAATATGGGACTTCCACAGTTTTTAACTCTACCATCAGGATATAGTAATACTACGGGACAAGGCACGGGAGATTCGCAAAATGCGCTGATAAATAGCTGTCCTACATTTTGTTACAAACCAGGACTCACAACCGGCGGAACTATTTTGGACACCAAAGTTGGAATTACTTCTCTGGCAAGAGCAGGTGAAACAGATGCTGACAATTGGCCAATGGTAAGAAAAGGAGGATGGATTGCATTAGAATCCAAAACAAAAGGCTTGGTTGTAAACAGAGTTGCTTTCAGTGATGCTGACACTAACCCTTCCACTCCGGATGTTCCTGTAGGAATACCGTCGGGCGATTTTGTAGAGGGAATGGTAGTCTATGATACTACTAATCATTGTTTGAAAATGTACACCTCTACAGATAATGGTGTTACCTATCATTGGTATTGTATATCTACACAGACATGCCCGGACTAA
- a CDS encoding recombinase family protein → MKKYIAYYRVSTKQQGNSGLGLDAQRTMVRNYLKEDDILIDQFEEVESGKNDNRPQLLKAIEKSKTESATLLIAKLDRLSRNAGFIFLLKDSNVDFKCCDMPQADSVTIGIMAVLAQEERLLISKRTTDALQELKSKGMKLGNPKNLTPEARKMGSEAMRLKALQNENNRKATALIVSLRDAGRSYNKIADELNKSGFKTSRGCDFTSSQTLILYDRFLKSQAV, encoded by the coding sequence ATGAAAAAATATATTGCTTACTACAGAGTATCCACCAAACAACAAGGAAATTCAGGCTTAGGGCTAGATGCGCAAAGAACAATGGTTAGAAACTATCTCAAAGAAGATGATATTTTGATTGACCAATTCGAGGAGGTTGAAAGTGGAAAGAACGACAACAGACCTCAGCTACTTAAAGCCATAGAAAAAAGCAAGACTGAAAGTGCAACCTTGCTCATCGCCAAATTAGACAGACTCAGCCGTAACGCTGGGTTTATCTTTTTATTGAAGGATAGCAATGTGGATTTCAAATGCTGTGATATGCCACAAGCAGATTCAGTTACAATCGGTATTATGGCTGTTCTTGCACAGGAAGAACGTTTACTTATCAGCAAACGAACTACTGATGCACTCCAAGAACTCAAGTCCAAAGGTATGAAACTTGGCAATCCAAAGAATCTAACTCCAGAAGCCAGAAAAATGGGAAGCGAAGCGATGAGGTTGAAGGCTCTGCAAAATGAGAACAACAGGAAGGCAACCGCACTAATTGTTTCTCTACGAGATGCTGGGAGAAGTTACAACAAAATTGCAGATGAACTCAATAAAAGCGGTTTCAAGACCAGCAGAGGTTGTGATTTTACCTCATCACAAACTCTCATTTTGTATGACAGATTTTTAAAAAGCCAAGCCGTTTGA
- a CDS encoding DUF4352 domain-containing protein produces the protein MNKNFKHLVSASAFAFFLFIAMGSGDDKKSPSTSSSSSETGATSEAKASYKKVGETLPTEYFEVTVNKVSVQNSVSTGNQFSDLKPESGTRYLIINTTFKNTSNESRMLMDGEVLVNYNGKDYTFDKSETVMAEGFGLLLDQINPLTAKTTNLVYKIPAELKGTAYYKPGRSGSDDLIDLGNIE, from the coding sequence ATGAACAAAAATTTCAAACATCTGGTTTCTGCCTCTGCATTCGCATTTTTCTTATTTATCGCTATGGGTAGCGGAGACGATAAGAAATCCCCCTCAACATCATCCAGTTCGAGCGAAACTGGTGCAACATCGGAAGCTAAAGCCAGCTACAAGAAAGTAGGAGAAACTCTGCCAACAGAATATTTTGAGGTGACCGTAAACAAGGTTAGCGTACAAAACTCCGTAAGTACAGGCAATCAGTTTTCGGATTTGAAACCAGAATCTGGAACACGCTACCTCATCATCAATACCACCTTCAAGAATACAAGCAACGAGAGCCGTATGCTGATGGACGGAGAAGTTTTGGTAAACTATAATGGTAAAGACTATACTTTCGACAAATCTGAAACAGTAATGGCAGAAGGCTTTGGATTATTACTTGACCAAATAAACCCATTGACAGCTAAAACAACTAATCTGGTTTACAAGATTCCGGCAGAACTGAAAGGAACAGCTTACTATAAACCTGGGCGTTCTGGAAGTGATGACCTGATAGACTTGGGAAATATAGAATAA